A single window of Paenibacillus sp. SYP-B4298 DNA harbors:
- a CDS encoding class D sortase, with amino-acid sequence MLTGLALVLYPLLENRQYEAHQAELIASFEQLGNTEWLEQLSSSGQPVEVSPEGAAELKGARGILRIPKLELEIVIFEGASLQTLREGIGMIEPKKQIGVHNVGLAGHRSLTYGKQFNRLGELEPGDVIEVQTLERSLSFVVTESFSVPKSRVDVLHDGSKPLLTLVTCTPAGKKNPPDRLIVTAELRDGETSSTSAS; translated from the coding sequence ATGCTGACGGGGCTTGCACTGGTACTGTACCCTCTATTGGAGAACAGACAATATGAAGCTCATCAGGCGGAGTTGATTGCGAGCTTCGAGCAGCTTGGCAACACGGAGTGGCTGGAGCAGTTATCCTCATCAGGGCAACCCGTGGAGGTCAGCCCTGAAGGGGCTGCGGAGCTCAAGGGCGCCAGAGGCATCCTGCGTATCCCCAAGCTGGAGCTGGAGATTGTGATATTCGAGGGCGCTTCACTGCAGACGCTTCGTGAGGGAATCGGCATGATTGAGCCTAAAAAGCAGATTGGAGTACATAATGTGGGTTTGGCAGGACACCGCTCCTTGACCTATGGGAAGCAATTTAACCGTCTGGGGGAGCTTGAGCCTGGCGATGTCATCGAGGTGCAGACCCTTGAACGGAGCCTGTCCTTCGTCGTAACGGAAAGCTTCTCTGTCCCTAAAAGCCGTGTGGATGTGCTACATGACGGCAGCAAACCGCTGCTGACGCTGGTGACATGCACGCCGGCGGGCAAGAAGAATCCGCCCGACCGTCTGATTGTCACTGCAGAGCTAAGGGATGGGGAGACATCCTCCACATCTGCGAGTTAG
- a CDS encoding DivIVA domain-containing protein, which translates to MKQNGLQLTALDVHTKEFDTRWRGYDRDQVNEFLDIIVQDYEWVKHELLRLKRLSDGMVRSPGDMELLNKLEELERRVEELERRV; encoded by the coding sequence ATGAAGCAAAATGGACTTCAACTTACGGCGCTAGACGTACATACGAAAGAATTTGATACCCGATGGAGAGGGTATGACCGGGATCAGGTCAATGAATTTCTGGATATTATTGTACAGGATTACGAGTGGGTGAAGCACGAGTTGTTGCGTCTGAAGAGGCTTTCCGATGGGATGGTCAGAAGCCCTGGAGATATGGAGCTGCTGAACAAGCTGGAGGAGCTGGAGCGCCGGGTAGAAGAGCTGGAACGCCGAGTGTAG
- a CDS encoding stalk domain-containing protein, producing the protein MKKKWFATVAAASLLLSASAGVYAGSNLQEIKAYFDSSIKFVVNGTAFEPTNEKGVPVLPIIHNGTTYLPVRSISGALDVAVNYDSKTKTVYLGEKLEGTPISAGFDNMYHTKDPEMTVYKGKDYKDVFFDNATGSRSSSFMLYPKGKYQKLYLQIAAIGEDIEQFKVEDSKSGTVLKTETVAVADGLKTIEVNIAGVHELYIHGDVSDSGKVFVPLTTSYYK; encoded by the coding sequence TTGAAGAAGAAATGGTTCGCAACTGTTGCCGCAGCCTCCCTGCTGCTGAGTGCCAGTGCCGGTGTCTACGCTGGAAGCAATCTGCAGGAGATTAAGGCCTACTTCGATTCGTCGATTAAATTTGTCGTGAACGGAACAGCATTTGAGCCGACGAATGAAAAAGGGGTGCCCGTGCTCCCGATTATTCATAACGGAACGACGTATCTGCCTGTACGATCCATCTCGGGCGCACTGGACGTTGCCGTCAATTATGATAGCAAGACCAAGACGGTGTATCTTGGCGAAAAACTTGAAGGTACCCCCATCTCCGCCGGCTTTGACAACATGTACCATACCAAGGACCCTGAGATGACGGTTTATAAAGGAAAAGACTATAAGGACGTCTTCTTCGATAATGCGACAGGCAGCCGCTCGAGCTCCTTCATGCTGTATCCAAAAGGGAAATATCAGAAGCTGTACTTGCAGATAGCCGCCATCGGTGAGGACATCGAGCAATTCAAGGTGGAGGATAGCAAGAGCGGAACCGTGCTGAAGACCGAAACGGTCGCAGTGGCGGATGGACTGAAGACGATTGAGGTCAATATCGCGGGTGTCCATGAGCTGTACATTCACGGTGATGTAAGCGACTCGGGCAAGGTGTTTGTCCCGCTGACAACTTCCTATTATAAATAA
- a CDS encoding N5-glutamine methyltransferase family protein produces the protein MNVNDLEIAYRPGMTLREACLQASSLLSGAGVDEARPNAELLLMHLLGMERAQLLRDWSEPLDAALWERWSELLRRKAAGEPVQYIIGEQWFYGLPFMVRQGVLIPRPETELLVEAVLLAADELWPAAVGSAGAGAGPASGAGAAKAVPGASRALGEVAVPTEPQAVQQEPQAAVREAGAPAPAEASAAAAAAETGMRSPAEAHMTAARSPAAGAAPAGPGCAQARLAVPTVIDVGTGSGAIAVTLAVQRHAWRVCASDLSEDALAVARTNAARHGVDGRLQFVQGDLLGPFAQLRPEGGSPGELAGLCADVIVSNPPYIPAGELPHLQREVRDYEPRLALDGGADGLDPYRRMLAQLPELAQTPRLIAFELGMGQAPEVAQLLRDYGAWDEIRIITDYAGIERHVLGLNKRGTEGCR, from the coding sequence ATGAACGTGAACGACTTGGAGATAGCCTATCGCCCCGGAATGACGTTAAGAGAAGCCTGCTTGCAGGCTTCTTCTCTTTTGTCCGGGGCGGGGGTGGATGAGGCGCGTCCCAATGCGGAGCTGCTGCTGATGCATCTGCTCGGCATGGAGCGGGCTCAACTGCTCCGCGACTGGAGCGAGCCACTGGATGCGGCGCTGTGGGAGCGCTGGAGCGAGCTGCTGCGGCGCAAGGCGGCAGGCGAGCCGGTGCAGTATATTATAGGGGAGCAATGGTTCTACGGGCTTCCCTTCATGGTGCGTCAAGGCGTGCTGATCCCACGCCCGGAGACGGAATTGCTCGTCGAGGCTGTGCTGCTAGCCGCGGACGAGCTGTGGCCCGCCGCAGTGGGCAGCGCGGGAGCGGGCGCGGGGCCTGCGAGTGGCGCAGGGGCTGCGAAGGCGGTACCGGGCGCGAGTAGGGCGCTCGGCGAAGTAGCCGTGCCAACGGAGCCGCAGGCCGTGCAGCAGGAGCCGCAAGCCGCGGTGAGAGAGGCGGGAGCGCCCGCACCTGCCGAAGCATCCGCGGCGGCAGCGGCAGCGGAGACGGGCATGCGATCGCCCGCCGAGGCGCACATGACGGCGGCGCGATCGCCCGCCGCAGGCGCTGCGCCTGCCGGGCCTGGCTGCGCTCAGGCCCGCCTAGCGGTGCCGACGGTCATCGACGTCGGCACCGGCAGCGGCGCCATCGCCGTGACGCTCGCTGTGCAGCGTCACGCGTGGCGCGTATGCGCGTCCGACCTGTCGGAGGACGCGCTGGCAGTCGCCCGCACGAACGCGGCCCGTCACGGAGTTGACGGGCGGCTGCAGTTCGTGCAGGGCGACCTGCTCGGGCCGTTCGCGCAGCTACGGCCCGAAGGCGGCAGCCCGGGCGAGCTCGCCGGGCTGTGCGCCGATGTCATCGTCTCCAACCCGCCGTACATACCGGCGGGTGAGCTCCCGCACCTGCAGCGTGAGGTGCGGGATTACGAGCCGCGTCTCGCGCTGGATGGCGGCGCGGACGGTCTCGACCCGTATCGGCGCATGCTGGCACAGCTCCCCGAGCTGGCACAGACGCCGCGCCTGATCGCCTTCGAGCTGGGCATGGGCCAGGCGCCTGAGGTGGCGCAGCTACTGAGGGATTACGGCGCATGGGATGAGATCCGCATCATTACCGACTATGCGGGGATTGAGCGTCATGTCCTGGGACTGAACAAGCGTGGCACAGAAGGCTGTCGGTAA
- the prfA gene encoding peptide chain release factor 1 — protein sequence MLDRLQALADRYEKLSELLCDPDIANDSKKLRDYSKEQSDLQEPYNAFMEYKETLAQYEDAKLLQGEKLDDEMREMVKLEIEELGEKLAELEERVRILLLPKDPNDEKNVIVEVRGAAGGDEAALFASDLYRMYTRYADSQGWRVEVLDANESDLGGYKEIIFMISGKGAYSKLKYESGAHRVQRIPVTESGGRIHTSTSTVAVMPEVEDVEIEILDKDIRVDTFCSSGAGGQSVNTTKSAVRVTHIPTGIMATCQDGKSQNDNKAKALQVLRARIYDIHRQEEEAKYAGERKSKVGTGDRSERIRTYNFPQSRVTDHRIGLTLHKLDTVMNGDMGEIINALTVAEQAELLERENLA from the coding sequence ATGTTGGACCGACTGCAGGCGCTGGCCGACCGCTATGAGAAGCTGAGCGAGCTGCTATGCGACCCGGATATAGCGAACGATTCAAAGAAGCTGCGGGATTATTCCAAGGAGCAGTCTGATTTGCAAGAGCCATACAATGCATTTATGGAGTACAAAGAGACCTTGGCGCAGTACGAGGATGCCAAGCTTCTGCAGGGTGAGAAGCTGGACGACGAGATGCGCGAGATGGTGAAGCTGGAGATCGAGGAGTTGGGCGAGAAGCTGGCAGAGCTGGAGGAGCGTGTGCGCATCCTGCTGCTGCCCAAGGACCCTAATGACGAGAAAAACGTCATTGTTGAGGTTCGCGGTGCGGCAGGCGGTGACGAGGCGGCGCTCTTCGCATCCGATCTGTACCGGATGTATACGCGCTATGCAGATAGCCAGGGCTGGCGGGTTGAGGTGCTGGACGCTAATGAGAGCGATCTGGGCGGCTACAAGGAGATTATCTTCATGATCTCCGGCAAGGGAGCCTACAGCAAGCTGAAGTATGAGAGCGGGGCCCATCGCGTGCAGCGGATTCCGGTGACAGAGTCCGGCGGACGCATCCATACTTCGACCTCGACAGTGGCGGTCATGCCTGAGGTGGAGGATGTCGAGATTGAGATTCTCGACAAGGATATTCGTGTAGACACCTTCTGCTCCAGCGGCGCTGGCGGACAGTCCGTTAACACGACCAAGTCGGCAGTGCGCGTGACACATATTCCGACAGGCATCATGGCGACTTGTCAGGACGGCAAATCGCAAAATGACAACAAGGCGAAGGCGCTGCAGGTGCTGCGCGCCAGAATCTACGATATTCATCGGCAGGAGGAAGAGGCGAAGTATGCGGGGGAGCGCAAGAGCAAGGTCGGAACTGGCGACCGCAGCGAGCGCATCCGCACGTATAACTTCCCGCAGAGCCGTGTGACAGATCATCGGATCGGTCTGACGCTGCATAAGCTGGATACGGTAATGAATGGCGACATGGGAGAAATTATTAATGCGCTGACCGTTGCAGAGCAGGCGGAGCTGCTGGAGAGAGAGAATCTGGCATAA
- the ychF gene encoding redox-regulated ATPase YchF, with product MSLSCGIVGLPNVGKSTLFNAITQAGAESANYPFCTIDPNVGVVEVPDHRLDKLTELVTPNKTVPTAFEFIDIAGIVKGASKGEGLGNKFLANIREVDAIVHVVRCFQDENITHVAGKVDPLSDIQTINLELVLADLESVEKRIERSKKNMKSGDKKYAQEVEVLERIKEALYEDKPARSLDLTEDERLLVRELHLLTMKPVLYAANVSEDGVADADSNPYVQIVREFAASENAEVVPISAKVEAEIAELEGEDKEMFLQELGLDESGLNRLIRAAYKLLGLYTYFTAGVQEVRAWTIRKGMKAPQAAGVIHTDFERGFIRAEVVSYDDLVAAGSMNVAKERGQLRLEGKEYVVQDGDVMHFRFNV from the coding sequence ATGTCACTTTCTTGCGGAATCGTCGGTCTCCCGAACGTAGGGAAATCGACGTTGTTTAATGCCATTACACAAGCGGGTGCGGAGTCGGCGAACTATCCGTTTTGTACCATTGACCCGAATGTCGGAGTGGTCGAGGTGCCGGATCATCGTCTGGACAAGCTGACCGAGCTGGTCACGCCGAACAAGACGGTACCCACTGCATTTGAATTTATCGATATTGCTGGTATCGTCAAGGGAGCGAGCAAGGGCGAGGGATTGGGCAACAAGTTTCTGGCCAATATTCGCGAGGTGGACGCGATCGTCCATGTCGTGCGCTGCTTCCAGGATGAGAACATTACTCACGTTGCGGGCAAGGTTGATCCGCTGAGCGACATTCAGACGATTAATCTGGAGCTGGTGCTGGCTGATCTGGAGTCGGTGGAGAAGCGGATTGAGCGCTCCAAGAAGAATATGAAGAGCGGCGACAAAAAGTATGCGCAAGAGGTAGAGGTGCTGGAGCGGATCAAGGAGGCGCTGTACGAGGATAAGCCTGCGCGCAGCCTGGACTTGACCGAGGATGAGCGTCTGCTCGTGCGCGAGCTTCATCTGCTGACCATGAAGCCGGTGCTGTACGCGGCTAATGTTAGCGAGGATGGAGTTGCGGATGCGGATAGCAATCCGTATGTCCAGATCGTGCGTGAGTTCGCTGCCTCCGAGAATGCCGAGGTCGTGCCGATCAGCGCCAAGGTGGAGGCGGAGATTGCTGAGCTGGAGGGCGAGGACAAGGAGATGTTCCTGCAGGAGCTGGGTCTGGATGAATCGGGCCTGAACCGGCTTATCCGCGCAGCTTACAAGCTGCTGGGACTGTATACGTATTTTACAGCAGGGGTGCAGGAGGTTCGCGCCTGGACGATCCGCAAGGGCATGAAGGCGCCGCAGGCTGCGGGAGTGATTCATACAGACTTTGAGCGCGGCTTCATCCGTGCCGAGGTGGTCTCGTATGATGATCTGGTCGCTGCAGGCTCCATGAACGTAGCCAAGGAACGCGGACAACTGCGGCTGGAGGGCAAGGAGTATGTGGTACAGGACGGCGATGTGATGCATTTCCGTTTCAATGTTTAA
- a CDS encoding DUF6612 family protein produces the protein MNDRNQRALSPLRLTGLLLAVLLTAAGCGQSGADRLKATTVTGLSPARELLEQAIAAVEASDSYALTVKLRQELHADEGDDRFDLRSEGRVALHPLRIDQTVTAGKGEEQSSWRTLLDGKHMYVQDQSFGGEWSRLDEEDQADAMHSLSDYQAAPARQLRKLGEAARQSMKLVDVEDGAVELVYSSTANSAANRLLLTELLDSTLGARQMTGEAGSSMQIKKLSWTIRFPGRGQLQALPIRITTDADFCLDLEAGHAVRLRQQVQADYSRWNAIEPIEVPREALEVSRQ, from the coding sequence TTGAATGACAGGAACCAACGCGCCCTTAGCCCACTGCGGCTTACGGGCCTGCTGCTCGCGGTTCTGCTGACCGCCGCTGGCTGCGGACAGTCGGGAGCGGACAGGCTCAAGGCTACAACTGTGACCGGCCTGTCGCCTGCCCGCGAGCTGCTGGAGCAGGCCATTGCCGCAGTCGAGGCATCAGACAGCTACGCGCTTACGGTGAAGCTTCGGCAGGAGCTTCACGCAGATGAGGGAGACGATCGCTTCGATCTGCGCTCAGAGGGGCGTGTGGCGCTTCACCCGCTGCGTATTGACCAGACGGTGACTGCTGGCAAGGGAGAGGAGCAATCGAGCTGGCGGACGCTGCTGGATGGAAAGCATATGTATGTGCAGGATCAGAGCTTCGGCGGTGAATGGAGCAGGTTGGACGAGGAGGATCAAGCGGATGCGATGCACAGCCTATCCGACTACCAGGCTGCTCCAGCGCGCCAGCTTCGCAAGCTGGGAGAAGCTGCACGCCAGAGCATGAAGCTCGTGGACGTGGAGGATGGCGCTGTCGAGCTGGTCTATTCGTCCACGGCGAATTCGGCAGCCAATCGGCTGTTGCTGACAGAGCTGCTGGATAGCACGCTTGGGGCGAGGCAGATGACTGGTGAGGCGGGCTCCTCCATGCAGATCAAGAAGCTGAGCTGGACGATTCGTTTCCCTGGAAGGGGGCAACTGCAGGCGCTGCCGATTCGCATCACAACGGATGCGGATTTTTGCCTCGATCTGGAGGCGGGGCACGCGGTTCGGCTGAGACAGCAGGTTCAGGCGGATTACAGCCGATGGAATGCTATTGAGCCTATCGAAGTGCCGCGGGAAGCTCTTGAGGTCTCGCGACAATAG
- a CDS encoding BtrH N-terminal domain-containing protein: MIEVSIRKVPIQCTNRFSACLDDIAATITAHYQRDYRLMYRDSWDFFSLSDDVDEDQVDQHKWNNLYNFHGARLVLEQAPFSQSLSRIAQQIDNGVPAVIGFDGYYCDWDPYCGKTHNRHACIVVGLDLQAEEVLIVDPYFTKAEKRVSFHVLQQASEYFGEWQIQEAPLLTDWASILREAVAKIEEKDMMSSIRKLANEITQLNMDELYDDLTDNIRRLYAYFNRLILGRMQFGLVMNAYSEHYREHSFSSWEAEFQRLATNWEVILNVISKALFAESFKHAKQEVEDRILAAADDEEAMLSRLKCVSL; the protein is encoded by the coding sequence ATGATTGAGGTATCTATACGCAAGGTTCCCATTCAATGTACGAACCGGTTTTCAGCTTGTCTAGATGATATTGCCGCTACGATTACAGCTCATTACCAAAGAGACTACCGACTGATGTATAGGGATAGCTGGGATTTTTTTAGCCTGTCTGACGATGTGGATGAGGATCAAGTTGATCAACATAAATGGAATAATTTATATAATTTTCATGGGGCAAGGCTTGTATTGGAACAAGCTCCTTTTTCCCAATCACTATCCCGTATTGCACAGCAAATTGATAACGGAGTCCCGGCAGTGATCGGGTTTGATGGGTACTATTGTGATTGGGATCCCTACTGCGGCAAGACGCATAATCGCCACGCTTGCATTGTTGTGGGTCTTGATCTGCAAGCGGAAGAGGTGTTGATCGTAGACCCTTATTTCACGAAGGCAGAAAAGAGGGTGTCGTTTCATGTGCTGCAGCAGGCTTCAGAGTATTTTGGGGAATGGCAGATTCAAGAAGCGCCGCTCCTAACGGATTGGGCGTCGATCCTCCGTGAGGCGGTTGCAAAAATAGAAGAAAAGGATATGATGAGCAGCATTAGGAAGCTCGCCAATGAAATTACGCAGTTGAATATGGATGAATTATATGATGATTTAACAGACAACATTCGAAGGCTCTACGCCTATTTCAATCGATTAATATTAGGAAGAATGCAGTTCGGGCTAGTCATGAATGCGTACTCTGAGCACTACAGAGAGCACAGTTTCTCAAGCTGGGAAGCAGAGTTCCAGCGATTGGCGACCAACTGGGAAGTAATTTTGAATGTAATATCCAAAGCCTTATTTGCGGAATCCTTCAAACACGCTAAACAGGAGGTTGAAGACAGAATCCTCGCGGCTGCAGATGATGAAGAAGCGATGTTATCACGCCTCAAGTGCGTATCGTTATAG
- a CDS encoding phosphopantetheine-binding protein, translated as MSVPINEAAIHKTLLEAIQEHQLFEVDVEHIQPEDNLIDYGLDSIGFIKIIILLEKLYHIHFDSDVTLLENFNTLDKIGKQVMIRIAKA; from the coding sequence ATGTCTGTTCCAATCAATGAAGCAGCCATTCATAAGACCTTGTTAGAGGCGATACAGGAACATCAGTTGTTTGAGGTCGACGTGGAGCATATTCAACCTGAGGATAATCTTATTGACTACGGCCTGGATTCAATCGGGTTCATAAAAATTATTATTCTGCTGGAAAAGCTGTATCACATCCATTTTGATTCCGATGTAACACTTCTGGAAAATTTCAACACACTGGACAAGATCGGGAAACAAGTGATGATACGTATTGCAAAAGCTTAG